One Tolypothrix bouteillei VB521301 DNA window includes the following coding sequences:
- a CDS encoding aldo/keto reductase, with amino-acid sequence MIEKTTRRNFLLSSVAVASGIVGANSLQTETSNAAITPATMLERVLGRTGVSVPIFGLGGASAKSPLSKEGKEQDAIAIIEKALELGIRYFDTAASYGPSEDYLGKVLPSHRSKIFLASKTYEKDRDGVWRELERSLKRLKTDYLDLWQLHSVAFPKQLKTIFSKSGGIQALEEAQQQKLVRFVGITGHREPDVMLEALRRYPFHTALIPVNAVEKHHPRPFFPEILLETQKQNIGVIAMKVPAYGKLFQAGGLTSMLQAMSYTLSQSGVHCCIISADNVRQLEDNVNAARIVRQLTDEQLTAIEQRTATIWQDTTFYRAWG; translated from the coding sequence ATGATAGAAAAAACAACGCGACGGAATTTCTTACTAAGCAGTGTTGCGGTTGCGAGCGGTATTGTAGGAGCTAATAGCTTGCAAACTGAAACATCCAATGCTGCTATTACACCAGCAACCATGCTAGAACGAGTTCTTGGACGTACAGGAGTTAGTGTCCCAATATTTGGTTTGGGAGGAGCGTCTGCTAAATCACCTCTATCCAAAGAAGGAAAAGAACAGGATGCCATAGCGATTATTGAAAAAGCATTGGAATTGGGTATCCGTTACTTTGATACAGCTGCCAGTTATGGACCAAGTGAAGATTATTTAGGTAAAGTTTTACCCTCGCATCGTTCCAAGATATTTTTAGCAAGTAAGACTTATGAAAAAGATCGCGATGGAGTGTGGCGAGAATTAGAGCGATCGCTCAAACGTTTGAAGACAGATTATCTTGATTTATGGCAGTTGCATAGTGTAGCTTTTCCCAAACAACTAAAAACTATCTTTAGTAAATCGGGAGGAATTCAAGCATTAGAGGAAGCTCAACAGCAGAAACTTGTGCGGTTCGTTGGTATTACAGGACATCGAGAACCAGATGTTATGCTAGAAGCTTTACGCCGCTATCCTTTTCACACTGCCTTAATACCCGTGAATGCGGTAGAAAAACACCATCCGCGTCCGTTTTTTCCCGAGATTTTATTAGAAACTCAGAAACAGAATATAGGTGTCATAGCCATGAAAGTGCCTGCATATGGAAAGTTATTTCAAGCAGGTGGTTTGACAAGTATGTTGCAAGCTATGAGTTACACCTTGTCCCAATCTGGAGTCCATTGTTGCATCATTTCTGCAGATAATGTCAGACAATTGGAAGACAATGTTAACGCAGCACGCATTGTCCGGCAACTCACTGACGAGCAACTCACAGCCATTGAGCAACGTACTGCCACAATTTGGCAGGATACTACATTCTATAGAGCTTGGGGTTAG
- a CDS encoding ABC transporter ATP-binding protein/permease: protein MEKNSVAFGLEKYLKNNLQYFKQFWAISKLFWCSNKKWLAISLAFMLLVLLQATTQLSVMSNIQQGNFLSALAAKDPQRFWTSIGLFLGLQITSVLLWSGYTYIRFKLILYWRYWLTNHFISQYLSNRAFYEISQLHKDIDNPDQRITEDIQGFTEVTFSIFLDVFNTVIQVIAFSGILWAISPNLMIFLLIYSGTATLIATGFFGRKLVNINFNQQKKEGNFRFGLIRLRENAESIAFYRGESQETNVLRSLFEQVYKNLDYWIRWQHLYFGSFIRFYEVIPVILPAIFIAPRVLSGELEIGKIAEAQGAFLALFRAMYLIVRRFENLTSLGAGIERLSEFYNILQQPRTDIKRETVSYPIIKTIENNSIAIQGLTLYTPNYQRTLCQSISIELQAGQGLLVQGTSGCGKSSLLRAIAGLWNCGSGTIIRPKLEEILFLPQRPYMVLGTLRQQLVYPQTHANPTDSELHQILQQINLPYLAERFGGFDTEKDWPHVLSLGEQQRVAFARILLAKPKYVILDEATSALDVKNEESFYQHLLETGATFISVGHRPSLLKYHQTILELLDSKEWKIQQI from the coding sequence ATGGAAAAAAACTCTGTTGCCTTTGGTTTGGAAAAATATCTCAAAAATAATCTACAATACTTCAAGCAATTTTGGGCGATCTCCAAACTCTTCTGGTGTAGTAATAAAAAGTGGCTGGCGATTTCTTTAGCCTTTATGCTTTTAGTGCTATTGCAAGCGACCACTCAGTTGAGTGTTATGTCCAACATACAACAGGGTAATTTTCTTTCTGCACTTGCAGCAAAAGATCCTCAGAGATTCTGGACAAGTATTGGATTATTTCTAGGGTTACAAATTACATCAGTTTTGTTGTGGTCTGGCTACACTTATATCCGATTTAAACTTATTTTGTATTGGAGGTATTGGTTAACCAATCATTTTATCAGTCAATATTTAAGCAATCGGGCTTTTTATGAAATCAGCCAATTGCACAAAGATATTGATAACCCCGATCAGCGTATAACTGAAGATATTCAAGGTTTCACAGAAGTGACTTTTTCCATCTTTTTGGATGTTTTTAATACTGTCATACAAGTCATTGCTTTCAGTGGAATTCTTTGGGCTATCTCACCAAATCTCATGATTTTTCTGTTAATTTATTCTGGAACTGCTACTTTGATTGCAACTGGATTCTTTGGCAGAAAATTAGTTAACATTAATTTTAATCAACAGAAAAAAGAGGGCAATTTTCGTTTTGGTTTAATTCGTCTGCGAGAAAATGCTGAATCTATTGCCTTTTATAGAGGGGAATCACAGGAAACAAATGTTCTCAGATCGCTCTTCGAGCAAGTCTATAAAAATTTGGATTATTGGATACGCTGGCAGCATTTATATTTTGGTTCTTTTATTAGATTTTATGAAGTAATTCCTGTTATTCTACCAGCTATATTTATTGCTCCAAGAGTTCTTTCAGGTGAACTAGAAATTGGTAAAATTGCAGAAGCTCAAGGAGCATTTTTAGCTTTGTTTAGAGCTATGTATTTAATTGTGAGAAGATTTGAAAATTTAACTAGTTTGGGCGCAGGAATTGAACGTTTATCTGAATTTTATAATATCCTTCAACAACCAAGAACAGATATTAAAAGAGAGACGGTTAGCTATCCAATAATTAAGACTATAGAAAACAACTCTATAGCTATCCAAGGTTTGACCTTGTATACGCCAAACTATCAGAGAACCTTGTGCCAGTCTATTTCAATAGAACTGCAAGCAGGACAAGGACTGTTAGTTCAGGGTACAAGTGGGTGTGGAAAAAGTTCTTTACTGCGAGCGATCGCAGGTTTATGGAACTGCGGTAGTGGTACGATTATTCGACCCAAACTAGAGGAGATACTCTTTTTACCCCAGCGTCCTTACATGGTTTTGGGGACTCTTCGGCAGCAGTTAGTCTATCCTCAAACTCATGCCAATCCGACTGATAGCGAACTCCATCAAATTTTGCAACAAATTAACTTACCATATCTAGCAGAAAGATTCGGTGGTTTCGATACTGAAAAAGACTGGCCTCATGTCCTTTCTTTAGGAGAACAGCAGCGTGTTGCCTTTGCCCGAATCTTGCTTGCCAAACCGAAATACGTAATTCTGGATGAAGCGACGAGTGCTTTGGATGTCAAGAATGAAGAGAGTTTTTATCAACATTTATTGGAGACAGGAGCCACATTCATCAGTGTTGGCCATCGTCCCAGTTTGTTGAAATATCACCAGACGATTTTAGAACTATTAGATAGCAAAGAGTGGAAAATCCAACAAATATAA
- a CDS encoding neutral zinc metallopeptidase, whose protein sequence is MKALKVLTATLISIGSVLVSLPAKAETAPQTVIDGVYAGIQHIHGYKATPKLVWGVARGRRGGCGVILGSQYCKRNHTVYITAQDIRMAYQHGDAALAYIIGHEYAHAMQTAYGFQPRVTPISELQADCLAGVYLGLIPNIVFDKKDILEIATLAHRIGDYQWGHRHHHGTPEQRVRAVVLGMKGAVNGRGTRTCQIRRI, encoded by the coding sequence ATGAAGGCACTCAAGGTACTGACTGCGACCTTAATCAGTATTGGATCTGTGCTAGTGAGTTTACCTGCTAAAGCAGAAACAGCACCCCAAACTGTAATCGATGGAGTTTATGCCGGAATTCAACATATTCACGGTTATAAAGCAACACCAAAATTGGTCTGGGGCGTTGCACGAGGACGGCGCGGTGGTTGCGGGGTTATTTTAGGTAGCCAGTACTGCAAACGCAATCACACTGTTTACATTACTGCTCAAGATATTAGAATGGCTTATCAGCACGGGGACGCTGCTCTAGCTTACATTATTGGTCACGAGTATGCCCATGCTATGCAGACAGCTTATGGTTTTCAACCAAGAGTGACGCCCATCTCAGAACTACAAGCAGATTGTTTGGCAGGTGTTTACTTGGGATTAATTCCTAATATTGTTTTTGATAAAAAAGATATTTTGGAAATTGCAACTCTCGCTCATCGAATTGGAGATTATCAATGGGGTCACAGACACCATCATGGAACGCCAGAACAACGTGTGAGGGCTGTTGTTCTGGGAATGAAAGGTGCTGTTAATGGAAGAGGTACTCGTACTTGCCAAATTCGCAGAATCTAA
- a CDS encoding serine hydrolase, whose translation MRLRVLLLSAISIMLLSSPAFAARLQSWRFDPAKNQLDLTTDSGIRPQAFLLNNPTRLVIDLPGTTNLDDNTVRKSFGSAVREIRIGQPDPKTTRMVIELAPGYTVSPENSLVKGDSSSHWIVRFSSIDRTTPENTTSSEEKIPIEISNEFTFAGTVPLNKEMSQIYPQVKKLMSRYSFLSPGMFFLDLETGNYLDIYGEKVFPAASTIKYPILIALFQDIDAGKVKLNDTLVLRRDLKAEAAGSGVLQFKPVGTKLSVLETATKMITISDNTATNMIIDRLGGKAKLNQRFRSWGLQNTVIRNLLGDFKGTNTTSPKDLARLSVMIDNDKLLTNTSRSKALGIMRRVENRRLLPSGLGKGATIAHKTGTLGIILGDAGIVELPTGKRYLAGIFVKRPFGDTRAREFISQISKLVYGYINQPKLTRQP comes from the coding sequence ATGAGATTACGTGTTCTATTACTCAGTGCCATTAGCATAATGCTGCTATCGTCTCCAGCCTTCGCAGCACGTTTGCAGTCTTGGCGCTTTGACCCGGCTAAAAATCAGCTTGACCTAACCACAGATTCTGGAATCAGACCTCAAGCTTTTCTACTCAATAACCCAACAAGACTGGTTATCGATCTACCTGGAACCACTAACTTAGATGATAATACAGTTCGTAAAAGTTTTGGGTCCGCCGTTCGGGAGATTCGTATCGGACAGCCAGACCCTAAAACAACCAGAATGGTGATTGAATTAGCACCCGGTTATACCGTTTCTCCAGAAAACTCACTGGTTAAAGGAGATTCTTCCTCTCACTGGATAGTCAGATTTTCATCCATCGATCGCACCACACCTGAAAATACGACATCCAGTGAAGAAAAAATTCCTATTGAAATCAGCAACGAATTTACCTTTGCGGGGACTGTTCCACTCAACAAGGAAATGTCACAGATTTATCCTCAGGTCAAAAAGTTGATGTCTCGTTACAGCTTTCTTTCACCAGGGATGTTTTTCCTGGATTTAGAGACAGGTAATTATTTAGATATCTATGGGGAAAAGGTATTTCCGGCTGCTAGTACCATCAAATATCCTATTCTGATTGCTCTATTTCAAGATATAGACGCTGGTAAAGTTAAACTCAATGACACTCTAGTCTTGCGGCGCGATTTGAAAGCTGAAGCTGCAGGTTCCGGAGTCTTGCAATTTAAACCAGTGGGAACCAAACTCAGTGTTTTGGAGACTGCTACTAAGATGATTACTATTAGTGACAATACTGCCACCAACATGATCATTGACCGTTTGGGTGGTAAGGCTAAATTAAATCAGCGGTTTCGGAGTTGGGGACTGCAAAATACTGTTATTCGCAATTTATTAGGTGATTTTAAAGGAACGAATACAACCAGCCCTAAAGATTTAGCTAGGCTGTCGGTGATGATTGATAACGATAAACTGCTCACTAACACAAGCCGTTCCAAAGCTTTGGGTATCATGCGTCGGGTGGAGAACAGAAGGTTGTTGCCATCCGGGCTGGGTAAAGGTGCGACGATCGCTCATAAAACAGGAACCCTTGGAATTATTCTTGGGGATGCAGGTATTGTCGAGCTACCTACAGGCAAACGTTATTTGGCAGGGATTTTTGTTAAAAGACCTTTTGGTGATACAAGAGCACGAGAATTTATCAGTCAAATTTCCAAACTTGTCTATGGCTATATCAATCAACCAAAGCTGACTCGTCAACCTTAA
- the hemN gene encoding oxygen-independent coproporphyrinogen III oxidase, whose amino-acid sequence MVFQIPGVKFDFDIIKKYDTPVPRYTSYPPATELTEEFTERDFQTAIAASNQRKSPLSLYFHIPFCQSACYFCGCNVVISNNKNIAKPYVDYLVRDIQKTASLIDADRRVFQIHWGGGTPNYLSLEQVEHLWKNITQNFDVSPTAEVSIEINPRYIDKNYIFSLREIGFNRISFGIQDFNTQVQAAVNRIQPEEMLFDVMNSIQEAKFESVNVDLIYGLPHQTVETFQETLRKTIALNPDRIAVFNFAYVPWLKPVQQNISLDALPKAEEKLEILKMTVEELTNHQYLFIGMDHFAKPNDELAVSQRDRTLKRNFQGYTTLAQAELFGLGATSISMLEDTYTQNYKQLKDYYQAIDRGLLPTSRGIRLTQDDILRREIIMSIMCHFQLYKQDIEHKYHLNFDEYFAPELEELKRLEEDGLVRLSKNHISVTEIGRLLVRNIVVLFDTHVKKQEQRFSRAI is encoded by the coding sequence ATGGTTTTTCAAATTCCTGGTGTCAAGTTTGACTTCGATATCATCAAAAAGTATGATACTCCCGTACCTAGATACACTAGTTACCCACCCGCTACTGAGTTAACTGAAGAATTTACAGAGAGAGATTTTCAAACCGCGATCGCAGCCTCAAATCAAAGAAAGTCTCCTCTATCTTTATATTTCCACATTCCCTTTTGTCAAAGTGCTTGCTATTTTTGTGGTTGTAATGTTGTGATTTCTAACAACAAAAATATTGCCAAGCCTTATGTAGATTATTTGGTTCGAGACATTCAAAAAACAGCTAGCCTAATTGATGCAGATAGAAGAGTGTTTCAAATTCATTGGGGTGGTGGAACCCCAAACTACTTGAGTTTGGAACAAGTAGAACATCTGTGGAAAAATATCACTCAAAACTTTGATGTTAGCCCAACAGCAGAGGTTTCAATAGAAATTAATCCTCGCTATATCGATAAAAACTACATTTTCTCTTTGCGAGAAATTGGGTTTAATCGAATTAGCTTTGGAATTCAAGACTTTAATACTCAAGTTCAAGCAGCAGTTAACCGCATTCAACCGGAAGAGATGCTGTTTGATGTCATGAACTCCATTCAAGAAGCAAAGTTTGAAAGCGTGAATGTAGATCTCATTTACGGTCTACCCCATCAAACTGTTGAAACTTTTCAAGAAACGCTGAGAAAAACCATCGCACTCAACCCCGATAGGATTGCTGTTTTTAACTTTGCTTATGTTCCGTGGCTCAAGCCAGTGCAGCAAAATATTTCACTTGATGCACTTCCAAAAGCAGAGGAAAAGTTAGAAATCCTCAAAATGACTGTTGAGGAACTGACAAATCATCAGTACTTGTTTATTGGTATGGATCACTTTGCCAAACCTAATGATGAATTGGCTGTTTCCCAACGCGATCGTACCTTAAAGCGTAACTTCCAAGGCTACACAACTCTAGCACAAGCAGAACTGTTTGGTCTTGGTGCAACATCTATCAGTATGCTTGAAGATACTTACACTCAAAACTACAAGCAACTGAAAGATTACTACCAAGCAATAGATAGAGGGCTTTTACCAACGAGTAGAGGCATTAGACTGACTCAAGATGATATCCTCAGACGGGAAATTATCATGAGTATAATGTGTCATTTTCAACTTTACAAGCAAGATATTGAACACAAGTACCACCTCAACTTTGATGAATATTTTGCACCTGAGTTAGAAGAGTTAAAGCGCTTGGAAGAGGATGGACTCGTTAGATTATCGAAAAACCATATTAGCGTTACGGAGATTGGTCGGTTATTGGTGAGAAATATAGTTGTTCTCTTTGATACACACGTGAAGAAGCAAGAACAGAGATTTTCACGTGCTATCTGA
- a CDS encoding heme oxygenase (biliverdin-producing): MSSNLAQKLRCGTQQSHAAIENMGFMKCFLQGVVDRNGFANFLGNLYYIYGELEAALEEHKDHSLINPVYFPELNRKANLEQDLQFYYGYDWRGQSLPLKATQNYIARIRELSAHEPALLIGHAYTRYMGDLSGGQMLQKVAQSVLKLSGYEGTSFYNFEQIPDKKAFKDRYRQALDSLPVDEGTADKIVAEANHAFLLNMQIAQELEEGLIKKIGQAMFNTLINGNNSGSTANSY, from the coding sequence ATGAGTAGTAATCTAGCTCAAAAACTTCGCTGTGGAACCCAACAATCTCATGCAGCGATTGAAAATATGGGATTCATGAAATGTTTTCTTCAAGGAGTTGTTGATAGAAACGGCTTTGCAAATTTTTTAGGTAATTTATATTACATTTATGGTGAATTAGAAGCAGCATTAGAGGAACACAAAGACCATTCTTTAATTAATCCTGTATATTTTCCAGAACTCAATCGTAAAGCTAATCTGGAACAAGATTTACAGTTTTACTACGGTTATGACTGGAGAGGACAAAGTTTACCTCTAAAAGCGACTCAAAACTACATAGCCCGGATTCGAGAATTGTCGGCTCATGAACCCGCATTATTAATAGGTCACGCTTATACTCGCTACATGGGTGACCTTTCTGGGGGTCAGATGTTGCAAAAAGTTGCTCAATCCGTTTTAAAGCTTTCAGGTTATGAAGGTACCTCTTTTTACAATTTTGAGCAAATTCCGGATAAGAAGGCATTTAAGGATCGGTATCGCCAAGCTTTGGATTCGTTACCCGTAGATGAAGGAACAGCAGACAAAATTGTTGCAGAAGCCAATCATGCTTTTCTATTGAATATGCAGATAGCGCAAGAATTGGAAGAAGGTCTTATTAAAAAGATCGGTCAAGCAATGTTTAATACTCTCATCAATGGTAACAACTCTGGTAGTACGGCTAATAGTTATTAG
- the acsF gene encoding magnesium-protoporphyrin IX monomethyl ester (oxidative) cyclase — protein sequence MAKTLHTLEPELLKPGVKAPVKETLLTPRFYTTDFEAVAQMDISAHEPELRAIVEELRADYNRHHFVRDSEFEQSWEHIDGETRRSFIEFLERSCTSEFSGFLLFKELSRRLKDRNPILADAFHFMARDEARHAGFLNKAMSDFNLSLDLRYLTKNRTYTFFPPEWIIYTVYLSEKIGYWRYILMFRHLESHPDRRFYPLFRYFESWCQDENRHGDFFKALLRSQPQLWNNWKSRLWVRFFLLSVFATHTLTVLERAAFYRSVGINPYEYNVQVIEKTNETAARAFPVILNTKHPDFFERLEQCSDIQFKMALIDRSNLPQIVKFFKKLPLLLSIFGHLLRLYLMKPINAESSRKAVC from the coding sequence ATGGCTAAGACTCTTCATACTTTGGAGCCTGAGTTGCTTAAGCCTGGTGTTAAAGCGCCTGTCAAAGAAACATTGCTAACACCTCGGTTTTATACCACTGACTTTGAGGCTGTAGCGCAGATGGATATATCAGCACACGAGCCTGAGTTACGGGCTATTGTGGAAGAATTACGAGCTGACTACAACCGCCATCATTTTGTACGCGATTCTGAGTTTGAGCAGAGTTGGGAACACATTGATGGAGAAACGCGCCGTTCTTTTATTGAGTTTTTAGAACGCTCTTGTACGTCAGAATTCTCTGGGTTTCTTCTATTTAAAGAGTTATCACGCAGACTAAAAGACCGAAATCCCATTTTGGCAGATGCGTTTCATTTTATGGCAAGGGATGAAGCCCGCCATGCTGGATTTTTGAATAAGGCAATGTCAGATTTTAATCTCTCCCTGGATTTGCGTTATCTGACAAAAAATCGCACTTATACTTTTTTCCCACCAGAGTGGATTATTTACACGGTTTACCTGTCTGAGAAAATTGGTTACTGGCGCTATATTCTCATGTTCCGTCATTTAGAGTCCCATCCAGATCGGCGATTCTATCCTCTTTTCCGTTACTTTGAGAGTTGGTGTCAGGATGAAAATCGACATGGAGATTTCTTTAAAGCGCTGTTGCGATCGCAACCCCAATTATGGAACAATTGGAAATCTCGTTTGTGGGTTCGTTTTTTCCTCTTGTCTGTCTTTGCGACCCATACTTTGACAGTGCTTGAACGTGCAGCTTTTTATCGGTCTGTTGGAATCAATCCCTACGAGTATAATGTCCAAGTGATCGAAAAGACGAATGAAACAGCAGCACGGGCGTTTCCTGTGATTTTAAATACAAAGCATCCAGATTTTTTTGAGCGGCTCGAACAGTGTTCGGATATCCAATTTAAAATGGCATTGATCGACCGAAGCAATCTCCCGCAAATTGTCAAATTCTTCAAAAAGTTACCCTTACTACTCTCAATCTTTGGGCATTTGTTGCGGCTTTACTTGATGAAACCCATTAACGCTGAATCCTCTCGGAAAGCGGTTTGTTGA
- a CDS encoding methylmalonic aciduria and homocystinuria type D protein encodes MSYPTVYAFERVSPIHLVGNLGQSIQISIHSPSQYICTNREQIFPDWKNALSLWMAIVLQQARFELVETTPEIEAEKERLREKFMRFGCDVAFNLRDRNYQTDLVDPRTGYPLLSRPGKKNHDDTATVKALLHYAIVQNRCRVLVHPEWGTAVYPGILISEAPPSVLKWMIENIAPLHDWKLKELAADCAG; translated from the coding sequence GTGAGCTACCCAACAGTTTACGCTTTTGAACGAGTCAGCCCCATTCATTTGGTTGGTAATTTGGGGCAATCTATTCAAATTTCAATTCATTCCCCCAGTCAGTATATTTGTACCAACCGCGAGCAGATATTCCCTGATTGGAAAAATGCGCTTTCTTTATGGATGGCGATCGTTTTACAACAAGCACGATTTGAATTGGTGGAAACAACACCAGAAATAGAAGCAGAGAAAGAACGATTGCGGGAAAAATTTATGAGGTTTGGCTGTGATGTCGCCTTTAATTTGCGCGATCGCAATTACCAAACAGACCTTGTCGATCCCCGCACGGGCTACCCCTTGCTTTCCCGTCCTGGAAAAAAAAATCACGACGATACAGCAACAGTAAAAGCTTTACTCCACTACGCGATCGTTCAAAATAGGTGTCGGGTATTAGTTCATCCGGAATGGGGGACAGCGGTATATCCCGGTATCTTAATATCTGAAGCGCCACCAAGCGTTCTTAAATGGATGATCGAGAATATCGCTCCTTTGCATGATTGGAAACTAAAAGAGTTAGCAGCTGACTGTGCTGGTTGA
- a CDS encoding DUF411 domain-containing protein, with protein sequence MQKRFSSWIRKSLCFALLSIITTGLAVLGCATVAVAEGGNTASWPISQLMASNPKPTTPNSIWENNIEPNLGTQEITVYRSPSCGCCGSWVKHMQKHGFQIKDIKTDEIEAIKQKYNLPQELASCHTAIIDGYVMEGHIPANDIKRFLQQKPTLAGLAVPGMPVGTPGMEVGNKKQPFAVVAFNNKGEVKLFQEYQSY encoded by the coding sequence ATGCAGAAACGTTTTTCTTCCTGGATTCGTAAAAGTTTGTGTTTTGCACTACTAAGTATTATAACAACTGGGTTGGCAGTTCTTGGTTGTGCAACAGTAGCTGTAGCAGAGGGAGGAAATACAGCATCTTGGCCTATTTCTCAATTAATGGCAAGTAACCCAAAACCCACAACTCCTAACAGTATTTGGGAAAACAACATAGAACCCAACTTGGGAACTCAAGAAATTACCGTTTATCGCAGTCCTTCTTGTGGCTGTTGTGGGTCTTGGGTCAAACATATGCAAAAGCACGGGTTTCAAATCAAAGATATAAAAACCGATGAAATAGAAGCCATTAAACAAAAATACAACCTACCTCAAGAGTTAGCATCCTGTCATACCGCAATTATTGACGGTTATGTTATGGAAGGACATATTCCCGCCAACGACATCAAACGATTCCTTCAACAAAAACCGACTCTTGCAGGTTTAGCTGTACCGGGAATGCCTGTAGGAACACCAGGGATGGAAGTAGGAAATAAAAAACAGCCATTTGCTGTTGTGGCCTTTAATAACAAGGGTGAAGTTAAACTTTTTCAAGAATATCAATCTTATTGA
- a CDS encoding nucleotidyltransferase family protein — MGIDEILKAYREDILRIAAKYGAYNVRVFGSVARGEARPDSDVDFLVELEPQRTLLDQIALIQSLEELLGRKVDLTEPETLHELIRDTVLREAVAL; from the coding sequence ATGGGCATTGATGAAATACTTAAAGCTTATCGGGAAGATATTTTGAGAATTGCGGCGAAGTACGGAGCGTATAATGTCCGGGTGTTTGGTTCTGTGGCGAGAGGAGAAGCAAGACCAGATAGTGATGTAGATTTTCTGGTGGAACTTGAACCACAACGAACCTTGTTAGACCAAATTGCTTTAATACAGTCCTTGGAAGAATTGCTAGGACGTAAAGTGGATCTAACTGAACCAGAAACTTTACATGAGTTAATTAGAGATACAGTGTTGCGAGAGGCTGTGGCGTTATGA
- a CDS encoding DUF86 domain-containing protein: MQDAVIRNFEIIGEATKRLSPDIRGAYPDVPWQQVAGFRDVPIVII, translated from the coding sequence ATCCAAGATGCAGTCATTAGAAATTTTGAAATTATTGGGGAAGCAACGAAGCGGTTATCTCCCGACATCAGAGGAGCTTATCCAGATGTACCTTGGCAGCAAGTAGCTGGTTTTAGAGATGTACCGATCGTGATTATTTAA
- a CDS encoding aspartoacylase has protein sequence MEKFKKVAIVGGTHGNEFTGIYLIKKFEKFPQLVTKSSFETLTVLSNPEAFQVCRRYVDKDLNRCFLKEVLNSSLGFTYEENRAKFLNQTLGPKENPQVDFILDLHTTTANMGLSIILLNDHPFNIQLAAYLSSIEPKIKIYSWIEPDKESSFLNSICERGFGLEVGPIPHGTLNAHLFEQTERLILTMLDYLDKCNQNVIAKIDNTVTIYQHLKTVDYPKSKNGEIEGMIHPELQGRDYEELKPGDPLFLTFDNHTIYYKEEALVYPVFINEAAYYEKGIAMCLTTKENIQVNLQPNDQ, from the coding sequence ATGGAAAAGTTTAAAAAAGTGGCTATTGTGGGAGGAACCCACGGCAATGAATTTACAGGTATATATTTAATCAAAAAGTTTGAGAAGTTTCCGCAGCTTGTGACAAAATCTAGTTTTGAAACCCTGACAGTGCTTTCCAATCCTGAAGCTTTTCAAGTCTGTAGAAGATATGTTGACAAAGATTTAAATCGCTGCTTTTTAAAAGAAGTTTTAAATAGTTCTTTAGGTTTTACCTATGAAGAAAATAGAGCAAAATTTCTCAATCAAACTCTGGGACCTAAAGAAAATCCGCAAGTTGATTTTATTTTAGATTTACATACGACGACTGCTAATATGGGTTTAAGTATAATTTTGCTTAACGACCATCCGTTTAATATCCAGTTAGCTGCTTATTTAAGTTCAATCGAACCAAAAATCAAAATTTATAGTTGGATTGAACCTGACAAAGAATCATCTTTCCTAAATTCTATTTGTGAAAGGGGTTTCGGTCTTGAAGTAGGTCCGATTCCACATGGAACTTTAAACGCGCATCTTTTTGAACAAACGGAACGGCTGATTCTTACTATGTTAGATTATTTAGATAAATGCAATCAAAATGTAATAGCAAAAATAGATAATACTGTCACTATTTATCAACATTTAAAAACAGTAGATTACCCTAAGAGCAAAAATGGTGAAATTGAGGGCATGATTCATCCGGAGCTTCAAGGGAGAGATTATGAGGAATTAAAACCGGGCGATCCTTTATTTCTAACTTTTGATAATCATACTATTTATTACAAGGAAGAAGCATTAGTTTACCCGGTGTTTATTAATGAGGCTGCTTATTATGAAAAGGGTATCGCAATGTGTTTAACTACAAAAGAAAACATTCAAGTTAACCTCCAGCCAAATGACCAATAA